The window GGATACAAATGTAATCAAAAAGCGCCAAAACACGATCAACCCCGGATTGATTTCAGACGCAATCATTTTGGCTGAAACCCAGCTGCCGGCCCAGAGACTCATGGCAAGAATCATAAGCAGGAAAAAGCGGGATTCATTTTTTTTCATGGTGAAACTGATCCTTAATTTTATTCAACAGGGTAGAGCTGTATTTATCTCTATTATAAGGTTTGAGATGTTTCACTTTGTAATGGTGATCAGAGTGCTTCATCCATTCATGAATGCTTTCCGCCAGAGCCTGCTGATCATGTCCCAGACAGATAATGTCAGGTCTAATCCTGTTCAGGATGGAAAATCCTCCAATTTGCTCATCCGCAAGACAGGCTTCAGTCACAAGAGGATGATTCTGAATAAAATGGAGTCTGCTCAATTCATCATGAAGGGGACTCTTCTTTTTGAATGACTCTACAAAACTATCTCTGGCAACAACAACGATGAGTCTGTCGCCATATTCTTTTGCTTTTTGCAGAAAATATTCATGTCCTGG is drawn from Oceanispirochaeta sp. and contains these coding sequences:
- a CDS encoding adenylyltransferase/cytidyltransferase family protein translates to PGHEYFLQKAKEYGDRLIVVVARDSFVESFKKKSPLHDELSRLHFIQNHPLVTEACLADEQIGGFSILNRIRPDIICLGHDQQALAESIHEWMKHSDHHYKVKHLKPYNRDKYSSTLLNKIKDQFHHEKK